A single region of the Yersinia entomophaga genome encodes:
- a CDS encoding phage integrase Arm DNA-binding domain-containing protein translates to MARPRKYNINVPGLSCYTDARTKKVYWRYKHPITRKFHGLGDDEAAAKAIAIEANSRFARQQMGQLLKARDEISLKTGKAITVNSWLDRYLTIQKERYDSEEIKLNTLKQKNAPVEAFRRHCGMLTLPDVGARDIAFVIEEYKEKGQKRMAQVVRMVLIDVYKEAQHAGEVPPGYNPALATKQPANKVTRIRLNFDEWESIFNAAANMQGYIQNAMLLALVTGQRLGDIAGMKFSDVWDNHLHIVQEKTGTRIAIPITLKCETVGYTLQDVIARCRNMIVSPYMLHYHHTTSMAKRGGQVSSNAITTGFSAARDKSGLQWKEGTPPTFHEQRSLAERLYREQGVDTKTLLGHKNQAMTDKYNDDRGKEWLVLAV, encoded by the coding sequence ATGGCCAGACCTCGTAAGTACAACATAAATGTACCGGGTCTATCGTGCTATACCGACGCCAGAACTAAAAAGGTCTACTGGCGTTATAAGCATCCTATTACCCGTAAATTTCATGGATTAGGTGATGATGAGGCTGCAGCAAAGGCTATCGCTATTGAGGCTAATAGCCGTTTTGCCCGTCAACAAATGGGGCAATTGCTCAAAGCGCGAGATGAGATCAGTCTCAAAACTGGTAAGGCAATAACAGTTAACTCTTGGCTGGATCGCTATCTCACTATCCAGAAAGAACGTTACGACAGTGAGGAAATAAAACTCAACACACTTAAGCAAAAAAATGCACCAGTCGAAGCGTTCAGACGTCATTGTGGAATGCTAACCCTTCCTGATGTTGGCGCTAGAGATATAGCCTTTGTCATTGAAGAGTATAAGGAGAAGGGGCAAAAACGGATGGCGCAGGTTGTTCGGATGGTGCTGATCGATGTGTACAAAGAAGCTCAACACGCTGGGGAGGTGCCGCCTGGCTATAACCCTGCTCTGGCCACCAAGCAACCAGCAAACAAGGTTACCCGTATTCGCTTGAACTTTGATGAATGGGAGTCAATATTTAATGCCGCTGCCAATATGCAAGGTTATATCCAAAATGCAATGCTTCTTGCTTTGGTTACCGGTCAGCGCTTAGGTGACATCGCTGGCATGAAATTTAGCGATGTTTGGGATAATCACCTTCATATCGTGCAGGAAAAAACGGGCACCAGAATAGCCATACCCATAACCTTAAAATGTGAGACTGTCGGTTATACGCTGCAAGATGTTATAGCACGGTGTCGCAATATGATCGTTAGTCCGTACATGCTTCATTATCATCATACAACATCAATGGCTAAACGTGGTGGTCAAGTATCTAGCAACGCAATCACTACCGGATTTTCGGCGGCCAGAGATAAAAGTGGATTGCAATGGAAAGAGGGTACCCCACCTACTTTCCATGAACAGCGATCCCTAGCAGAGCGGTTATATCGAGAACAAGGAGTGGATACTAAAACATTACTCGGACATAAAAATCAGGCTATGACTGATAAATATAATGATGATAGGGGTAAAGAATGGCTGGTATTAGCTGTTTAA
- a CDS encoding excisionase, with product MARTQTLDVWAAEEFDEPIPSYPTLLKYAQHGMISPPPFKAGRCWRVDKNARFVGVTVKPAVKKDDDLRLKRIMEDGQTS from the coding sequence ATGGCTAGAACTCAGACTTTGGATGTATGGGCCGCCGAGGAGTTTGACGAGCCGATCCCCAGCTATCCAACGTTACTAAAATATGCGCAACATGGCATGATCTCACCGCCACCGTTTAAAGCTGGCAGGTGCTGGCGAGTGGACAAGAACGCACGATTTGTCGGCGTGACCGTCAAACCGGCAGTGAAGAAAGATGATGATTTAAGGTTGAAGAGGATAATGGAAGATGGCCAGACCTCGTAA
- a CDS encoding 3'-5' exonuclease translates to MKNLMIDLETMGNKPNAPIVAIGAVFFEPATGEIGAEFYTAVDLESEMSLGAIADASTILWWLTQSSEARSAIAYDPTPIRAALLNLNQFASEHCPSTRYLHVWGNGAAFDNVILRAAYERCQMSPCWSWFNDLDVRTIVKLGRAIGFDPKRDMPFDGERHNALADALHQARYVSAIYQRLITATSQDSE, encoded by the coding sequence ATGAAAAACCTAATGATCGACCTGGAAACTATGGGCAACAAGCCTAACGCCCCGATAGTGGCGATCGGCGCAGTATTCTTTGAACCGGCTACCGGCGAAATTGGCGCTGAATTTTATACCGCGGTCGATCTCGAAAGTGAAATGTCCCTCGGTGCCATCGCTGATGCTAGCACCATTCTTTGGTGGCTAACCCAAAGCAGTGAGGCACGTTCAGCGATTGCCTATGACCCAACGCCGATCAGAGCAGCTTTATTGAACTTAAATCAATTTGCTTCTGAACATTGCCCAAGCACCAGATACTTACACGTCTGGGGTAATGGCGCAGCGTTCGACAACGTTATTTTGCGTGCGGCGTATGAGCGTTGCCAGATGTCACCATGTTGGAGCTGGTTTAATGATCTCGACGTACGCACCATCGTAAAACTGGGGCGAGCAATCGGCTTTGATCCCAAGCGCGATATGCCTTTTGACGGCGAACGGCACAATGCACTGGCCGATGCGTTGCACCAGGCAAGATATGTATCAGCCATTTATCAGCGCCTGATAACAGCCACCAGCCAGGATAGCGAATAG
- a CDS encoding YfdQ family protein, translating to MSQALNSSAIQEIRNMAMTTQVEAKLSSADCLTIALPNDVTVHSLEKFQNGRFRFRGNLKTSSIDEYVKYSSGYAGNGVRCFIDADDMSAKTVFNLGTLEEPGHADNTANLSLKKTAPFRELLAIDGQKKRQKELAEWLEDWREYLMAFDADGVVLDIRQAVGAVRRITIESTSSSDHEDNDFSGKRSVMETVEAKSKDIMPATFEFKCVPYEGLGERRFKLRYSILTGGDVPVLVLRIVQLEGEQEKIAQEFRDLLIAKFDGVEVETFIGNFNA from the coding sequence ATGTCTCAAGCATTAAACTCGTCTGCAATTCAAGAAATTCGCAATATGGCAATGACGACTCAAGTGGAAGCGAAATTATCTTCTGCTGATTGTTTGACTATTGCTTTGCCCAATGATGTTACTGTTCACAGCCTCGAAAAATTCCAGAACGGTCGCTTCCGTTTCCGTGGCAACTTAAAAACCAGCAGCATTGATGAGTATGTGAAATATTCCTCTGGTTACGCAGGTAATGGTGTGCGTTGCTTTATCGATGCCGATGATATGAGTGCCAAGACCGTGTTTAACCTCGGTACACTTGAAGAACCTGGTCATGCGGATAACACCGCCAATTTATCTCTCAAAAAAACCGCCCCATTCCGTGAGTTACTGGCTATTGATGGTCAGAAGAAGCGCCAGAAAGAGCTGGCCGAGTGGCTGGAAGACTGGCGCGAATACCTTATGGCCTTTGATGCTGATGGTGTTGTATTAGATATCCGACAAGCTGTAGGCGCAGTACGCCGCATTACCATTGAATCAACCAGTTCATCCGATCATGAAGACAACGATTTCAGCGGTAAGCGTTCCGTTATGGAAACCGTAGAAGCAAAGAGCAAAGATATTATGCCTGCCACCTTTGAGTTTAAATGTGTGCCATACGAAGGGCTTGGCGAGCGTCGATTTAAATTACGCTACAGTATCCTGACTGGCGGTGATGTGCCGGTTCTGGTTTTGCGCATTGTTCAGTTGGAAGGCGAGCAAGAAAAAATAGCGCAGGAATTTCGCGATCTATTAATTGCGAAATTTGACGGCGTAGAAGTAGAAACATTTATCGGTAATTTTAACGCATAA
- a CDS encoding IS3 family transposase (programmed frameshift) → MRKIRFTEHQIIAVLKSVEAGRTVKDVCREAAISEASYYNWKAKYGGMEAADIKKIKDLEDENRRLKQMFADLSLECRALKDVIEKKPLKPAIKRELVNYLTTQFTMSIRQACRTLSLSRTVFRYQPNTRRDEPVIQRLTEAAERYPRYGFKKLFQVLRRQGYAWNHKRIHRIYCLLKLNFRRKGKQRLPVRNPAPLATPEALNQSWSIDFMHDALTCGRRFRTFNVVDDFNREALAIEIDLNIPAQRIVRVLDRIAANRGYPLKMRMDNGPELISLALAQWAEDHGVMLEFIKPGKPTQNAFIERFNRTYRTEILDFYLFRTLNEAREITERWLNEYNSERPHESLNNLTPEEYRLMAEKPEISKSVWN, encoded by the exons ATGCGCAAGATCCGATTTACCGAGCACCAGATCATCGCCGTACTGAAGTCCGTCGAAGCGGGTAGGACCGTCAAAGATGTGTGCCGCGAGGCTGCTATTTCCGAAGCCAGCTATTACAATTGGAAGGCGAAATATGGCGGGATGGAAGCCGCTGATATCAAAAAAATCAAAGATCTAGAAGACGAGAATCGCCGTCTGAAGCAGATGTTTGCCGACCTGAGTCTGGAATGCCGTGCGCTGAAAGACGTCATCGAAAAAAAGC CTTTAAAACCAGCGATAAAGCGTGAGCTCGTCAACTATCTGACCACGCAGTTTACGATGAGCATACGCCAGGCATGCAGGACGTTATCGCTGAGCAGGACGGTGTTTCGTTATCAACCGAATACACGACGTGATGAACCGGTGATCCAGAGGCTGACTGAGGCGGCTGAACGCTATCCCCGCTATGGATTTAAGAAGCTTTTTCAGGTGCTTCGCAGGCAGGGATACGCCTGGAACCACAAGCGCATACACCGGATTTACTGTCTGCTAAAACTGAATTTTCGTCGTAAAGGGAAACAACGCCTGCCGGTGCGTAATCCGGCGCCGCTGGCCACGCCGGAAGCCCTCAACCAAAGCTGGTCGATTGATTTTATGCACGACGCGCTGACATGTGGCCGACGTTTTCGGACCTTCAACGTCGTGGATGATTTTAACCGCGAGGCTCTGGCTATCGAAATTGACCTGAATATTCCGGCGCAGCGCATTGTGCGGGTGCTGGACAGAATAGCGGCAAACCGTGGCTATCCGCTGAAGATGCGGATGGATAACGGGCCGGAATTGATATCACTGGCGCTGGCACAATGGGCTGAAGACCATGGCGTGATGCTGGAATTTATCAAGCCCGGCAAACCAACACAGAACGCGTTTATCGAACGGTTTAACCGAACGTACCGGACCGAAATACTGGATTTTTATCTGTTCAGAACACTGAATGAAGCACGGGAAATAACGGAGCGCTGGCTGAATGAATACAACAGTGAGCGGCCTCATGAATCCCTGAATAATCTGACGCCGGAAGAATATCGGCTGATGGCTGAGAAACCGGAAATCTCAAAAAGTGTGTGGAACTAA
- a CDS encoding type I restriction endonuclease — MKIFAEKLRAHSDHVKKVSHHCSTEETTKQALILPMLDILGFNSYDPTKVKAEYGADFPGVKVGERVDYALFCHGVPVMFIEAKGYNQKLDNHCPQLSRYFNATPEVTIAAITNGTQWRFFTDLKQRNIMDASPFLQIDVDEASDSDAHQLYQFRHDQFQPEALRTLAEESIYLSAFTDVISDSLRNVDADFVRYVASRSSVQRQLNQKFLDTITPLVKMAVERAVSAMVVSGLSMASNKDKNIETVLAPEMKITDETAPVVDPENSNIVTTHNERLFFSNIQLLLGEQADISAKDTASYYNILCQGKSNRWLVRYFDSKQRPTIILPIELDEKAIAEVERAGLEVAPGNQIIIDRPENILRLSGLILDSYNYCMNDDNFRNKKK; from the coding sequence ATGAAGATATTCGCTGAGAAATTAAGAGCGCACTCTGATCATGTCAAAAAAGTGAGCCATCACTGTTCTACCGAAGAAACTACGAAACAAGCATTAATATTACCAATGTTAGATATTCTTGGTTTTAACTCTTATGACCCCACAAAAGTTAAAGCTGAGTATGGTGCTGATTTTCCTGGAGTTAAAGTAGGTGAGCGAGTCGACTATGCTCTGTTTTGCCATGGTGTTCCTGTAATGTTCATTGAGGCTAAGGGTTATAATCAAAAACTTGATAACCATTGTCCTCAGCTTTCTAGATATTTTAACGCTACACCTGAAGTCACCATTGCAGCCATAACTAATGGCACACAATGGCGTTTCTTTACTGATCTTAAGCAAAGAAATATTATGGATGCCTCTCCATTCCTACAGATTGATGTGGATGAAGCATCTGATTCTGATGCACATCAGCTATATCAATTCCGCCACGATCAGTTCCAACCAGAAGCACTTAGAACCTTGGCTGAAGAAAGCATTTACTTATCAGCATTCACCGATGTTATCAGTGATAGTTTAAGAAATGTTGATGCTGATTTTGTTCGTTATGTTGCAAGTCGCTCCAGCGTACAACGACAGTTAAATCAAAAATTCCTCGACACCATCACACCATTAGTAAAAATGGCAGTAGAGCGAGCAGTCAGTGCGATGGTCGTTTCTGGGCTATCAATGGCTTCCAACAAAGACAAAAATATTGAAACTGTACTAGCGCCAGAAATGAAAATAACAGATGAAACAGCGCCAGTCGTAGACCCAGAAAATTCAAATATAGTTACTACGCATAACGAAAGATTATTTTTTAGTAATATTCAATTATTACTTGGTGAACAGGCTGATATTTCGGCAAAAGATACAGCTAGTTACTATAATATTCTTTGCCAAGGAAAATCAAACCGTTGGCTTGTGCGTTATTTCGATAGCAAACAGCGACCAACAATAATTCTACCAATTGAGCTAGATGAAAAAGCTATCGCAGAAGTTGAACGAGCTGGACTGGAAGTGGCTCCTGGCAATCAAATCATAATAGATCGTCCTGAGAACATTCTACGATTATCAGGGCTAATCTTGGATTCATACAATTACTGTATGAATGATGATAATTTCAGAAATAAGAAAAAGTAG
- a CDS encoding XRE family transcriptional regulator — translation MEMTLAQRLKTAMKDSGLTQAALAEKAGVSQAAIQKITSGKSQSTTKLLEISRALQVRPEWLGEGVPPMKESNVLIGKESNIPPEHEWGNIAPWDSKCPIPEDEVEVPYLRDIELAAGDGSFCDQDYNGFKLRFSKSTLRRVGAQKENVLCFPAHGNSMEPILPNGTTVAVDCANKKIVDGKIYAINQDGLKRLKLLYRMPGNKLSIRSFNKGEHPDEDADGETVEIIGRVFWWSVLDY, via the coding sequence ATGGAAATGACACTTGCACAAAGATTGAAAACAGCGATGAAAGATTCTGGACTAACTCAAGCTGCATTAGCTGAGAAGGCTGGAGTTTCTCAAGCTGCTATACAAAAAATCACATCCGGTAAAAGCCAGAGCACGACTAAGCTACTGGAAATATCCCGTGCACTTCAAGTTCGCCCAGAATGGCTTGGAGAAGGCGTTCCACCGATGAAGGAATCCAACGTTCTTATAGGTAAGGAATCCAATATCCCTCCTGAACATGAATGGGGCAATATTGCTCCTTGGGATAGTAAATGCCCGATCCCCGAAGACGAGGTTGAAGTGCCCTACCTACGTGATATTGAACTTGCTGCTGGTGACGGTAGTTTCTGCGATCAAGACTACAATGGTTTCAAACTTCGCTTTTCTAAATCAACTTTGCGCCGAGTTGGTGCTCAGAAAGAGAATGTCCTTTGTTTTCCAGCTCATGGAAATAGCATGGAGCCGATCTTGCCAAATGGCACGACAGTAGCTGTTGATTGCGCAAATAAAAAAATTGTCGATGGCAAAATATATGCAATCAATCAAGACGGATTAAAGCGCCTTAAACTTTTATATCGTATGCCAGGAAATAAACTAAGTATCCGCAGCTTTAATAAAGGAGAACACCCTGACGAAGATGCTGATGGAGAAACCGTAGAAATTATTGGCCGCGTTTTTTGGTGGTCAGTTCTGGATTATTGA
- a CDS encoding transcriptional regulator, with protein MNNVIKMAIRIVGTQKGLAEACGVTQAAVQKWLSGKTKVAPRNVKSLVEATNGEVQAHQVRPDLPNLFPHPDLNAIRTTEELSVSTELNKTTNQE; from the coding sequence ATGAATAATGTAATTAAAATGGCAATTAGAATCGTTGGGACTCAAAAGGGTCTTGCTGAGGCATGTGGTGTTACCCAAGCTGCCGTCCAAAAATGGTTAAGCGGTAAGACAAAAGTGGCACCAAGAAATGTTAAATCACTTGTTGAGGCCACAAATGGTGAAGTTCAAGCACACCAAGTTCGTCCCGATCTACCTAATCTATTTCCTCATCCTGACTTAAATGCGATTCGCACTACAGAGGAACTATCTGTAAGTACTGAGTTAAATAAAACCACCAATCAGGAATAA
- a CDS encoding YmfL family putative regulatory protein, whose product MDNRNFPTPDDISASIHALITATPGGYERLADELHAGASHNALRNRVRQHAGQAVPIGMAITLEQISGRTDITEAMCKRAGGVFVKLPDVTQMGNEELLIKFNELLAALGEFGRAHNEFTADGVLDRQESKRLKAKGYRAQSIIAEILVVTELLWGDATDSRSVASGALTKRVE is encoded by the coding sequence GTGGATAACAGAAATTTCCCAACCCCTGATGACATTAGCGCATCTATACACGCTCTCATCACCGCAACACCCGGTGGTTATGAACGCCTGGCAGATGAACTCCATGCGGGAGCAAGCCACAACGCATTGAGGAATAGAGTCCGTCAACATGCAGGGCAAGCGGTACCGATTGGTATGGCGATCACGCTGGAGCAGATTAGCGGTCGTACTGATATCACTGAAGCTATGTGTAAACGTGCTGGTGGAGTGTTCGTCAAATTGCCGGATGTGACCCAGATGGGCAATGAAGAGCTGCTGATTAAATTCAACGAGCTATTGGCTGCTTTGGGAGAGTTTGGTCGGGCGCATAACGAGTTTACGGCTGATGGTGTTTTAGATCGGCAGGAAAGTAAGCGGTTAAAAGCTAAGGGGTACAGGGCGCAGTCGATTATTGCAGAGATTTTGGTGGTAACCGAATTGTTGTGGGGTGACGCCACAGATTCGCGGTCTGTGGCGTCGGGTGCATTAACTAAACGTGTGGAGTAA
- a CDS encoding DUF4222 domain-containing protein, translating to MAEQFEELDRHYVDKRGVRVHVICFNRLSRQVIYRRAGYEHELCKPLARFRKEFKQVGV from the coding sequence ATGGCTGAACAATTTGAAGAACTGGATCGGCATTATGTCGATAAGCGCGGTGTACGTGTTCACGTTATCTGTTTCAACCGGTTAAGCCGTCAGGTTATTTATCGCCGTGCAGGTTACGAGCATGAACTGTGTAAGCCGCTGGCGCGTTTCAGAAAAGAATTTAAGCAGGTGGGTGTATGA
- a CDS encoding helix-turn-helix domain-containing protein codes for MSVKLSSYVWDGCAAAGMKIAKVAIMARLADFSNDEGVCWPSVTTISRQIGAGESTVRTAIGELERDGWLMKKTRRVGNRNASNVYQLNVVKLRAAAHASEYDTSKSDGSKSDASKFDGSESGKNSRFDPPESGGDPLVNSKQDPSDKKTVGQPPMAADPQQVDKLKIDYPKVLEAYHSILPEMPNVVDMTADRQTKLRKLWKKFDFNQERWAAYLRYISKHCRWMLEDRPNAAAGTTWRRKNFDYLITEKCYIAVKEERANDLPKVARIDSAGRDEAFGRLVSQRCKPQNTVEELAITTAKRAGLGRMNEVMARSAWKNIWAEAQTTASENELKELAS; via the coding sequence ATGAGCGTAAAGCTATCCAGTTATGTGTGGGACGGCTGTGCGGCGGCGGGAATGAAGATAGCTAAGGTTGCCATCATGGCTCGCTTGGCTGACTTCTCGAACGATGAAGGTGTGTGCTGGCCATCGGTGACAACTATCTCGCGCCAAATTGGTGCAGGTGAGAGCACAGTACGTACAGCTATCGGTGAATTGGAACGTGATGGCTGGTTGATGAAGAAGACACGCCGAGTCGGCAACCGCAACGCCAGTAACGTCTATCAGTTGAATGTCGTCAAACTTCGGGCTGCGGCTCACGCGTCAGAATATGACACCTCAAAATCTGATGGGTCAAAATCTGACGCATCAAAATTCGACGGGTCAGAATCTGGCAAAAATAGCCGTTTTGACCCGCCAGAATCTGGGGGCGATCCGTTAGTAAATTCAAAACAAGATCCGTCAGATAAAAAGACTGTTGGCCAGCCGCCGATGGCCGCCGACCCGCAGCAGGTTGATAAATTAAAAATTGATTACCCAAAAGTCCTAGAGGCGTATCACAGCATTCTCCCTGAAATGCCTAACGTCGTGGACATGACCGCTGACCGGCAAACCAAGCTACGCAAACTCTGGAAGAAATTCGATTTCAATCAGGAACGCTGGGCGGCTTACCTGCGCTATATCTCTAAACATTGCCGTTGGATGCTGGAAGACCGGCCAAATGCAGCAGCTGGAACAACGTGGCGTCGCAAGAATTTTGACTACCTGATTACCGAAAAATGTTACATCGCTGTTAAAGAAGAGCGGGCTAACGATTTGCCAAAAGTGGCGCGTATCGACTCTGCTGGCCGAGACGAGGCATTTGGCCGCTTGGTTTCACAGCGTTGTAAGCCTCAGAACACCGTTGAAGAACTGGCGATAACGACTGCAAAACGTGCAGGGCTTGGTCGGATGAACGAAGTCATGGCTCGATCAGCATGGAAAAACATCTGGGCAGAAGCGCAAACCACGGCGAGTGAAAACGAATTGAAGGAGCTGGCGTCATGA
- a CDS encoding phage N-6-adenine-methyltransferase, whose amino-acid sequence MIDFTQTQYVQDLEALKSGESHFLKKVGDQWRTPDALFWGINQMFGPLVLDLFSDGDNSKCPDYYTAEDNALAQNWAERLKELNGAAFGNPPYSRAKQHEGEYITGMSHIMNHTVAMREIGGRYVFLIKAATSESWWPEHADHVAFIHGRVGFDLPLWFKPADEKQVPSGAFFAGAVAVFDKTWAGPAISYIPLEQLLATGEAFLAQISREAARLVPQSQQQNIPEIIPVPEAIPQNIEHKEVAA is encoded by the coding sequence ATGATTGATTTTACTCAAACCCAGTATGTTCAGGATCTGGAAGCACTTAAATCGGGTGAAAGTCATTTTTTAAAAAAGGTTGGTGATCAGTGGCGCACCCCCGATGCATTGTTCTGGGGTATCAATCAGATGTTTGGCCCATTGGTTCTCGATTTATTCAGCGACGGCGATAACAGCAAGTGTCCTGATTACTACACGGCGGAAGATAACGCGCTGGCTCAGAATTGGGCAGAACGGCTGAAAGAGCTTAACGGTGCTGCATTTGGCAACCCGCCGTATTCCCGCGCTAAGCAACACGAAGGCGAATACATTACCGGCATGTCTCACATCATGAATCACACCGTGGCCATGAGAGAAATAGGTGGGCGGTATGTGTTCCTGATTAAAGCGGCTACCTCTGAGAGCTGGTGGCCAGAGCATGCTGATCATGTTGCATTCATTCATGGGCGAGTAGGTTTTGATTTGCCTCTGTGGTTCAAACCCGCCGATGAAAAACAGGTGCCTAGCGGTGCATTCTTCGCGGGTGCGGTTGCCGTATTCGATAAAACGTGGGCGGGACCAGCGATAAGTTACATTCCATTGGAACAGCTGCTGGCAACCGGCGAGGCATTCTTAGCCCAGATCAGCAGAGAAGCTGCCCGCCTGGTACCACAAAGCCAGCAACAAAATATTCCTGAAATTATTCCGGTACCGGAAGCCATACCTCAGAATATTGAACATAAAGAGGTGGCAGCATGA
- a CDS encoding phage antirepressor KilAC domain-containing protein: MTLFHPAVTMSSREIAVLVKSKHGDVKRSAERLFSAGILTAPLAQFEFEHNGNSYYEYRFNKRDSLVLVARLSPEFTAAVVDRWQALEQNQIPQTLPEALRLAADLAEEKQKLVSELAIAAPKAEFVDRYVNATGSMVFRQVCKLLQAKETDFRLFLIEHKIMYRLTNGLIPYQHHIDLGRFEVKTGTSTVSNHAFTQARFTPKGVKWIGGLWAEHLAAGEAA, translated from the coding sequence ATGACACTATTTCATCCTGCAGTAACGATGAGCAGCCGGGAAATTGCTGTACTGGTAAAGAGCAAACACGGTGATGTAAAACGGTCTGCTGAACGTTTATTTTCTGCGGGTATTTTAACCGCGCCGTTGGCGCAGTTCGAGTTTGAGCATAACGGCAATAGCTATTATGAGTACCGTTTCAATAAACGTGACTCACTTGTGTTAGTTGCCCGCCTCTCTCCTGAGTTCACCGCTGCTGTAGTTGACCGCTGGCAGGCGCTGGAACAGAACCAAATCCCCCAAACCTTGCCAGAGGCATTACGCCTTGCTGCCGATCTGGCAGAAGAAAAACAAAAACTGGTTTCCGAACTCGCCATTGCTGCCCCGAAAGCAGAATTTGTCGATCGCTATGTCAATGCGACCGGCTCAATGGTATTCCGTCAGGTGTGCAAGCTGTTACAGGCAAAAGAAACCGACTTCCGGTTATTCCTGATCGAACATAAAATCATGTACCGACTGACCAACGGGCTGATCCCCTACCAACACCATATTGACCTTGGTCGCTTTGAAGTGAAGACCGGCACCAGCACCGTCAGCAATCACGCCTTTACCCAGGCACGTTTCACCCCTAAGGGGGTTAAGTGGATCGGCGGCTTGTGGGCTGAACATCTGGCGGCAGGAGAAGCGGCATGA
- a CDS encoding DUF968 domain-containing protein: MRALLTPFIQRELGVVIFKPGPALLPYMSGRLLVATEPDEFKSLPAGLLPVENQQLANDPRLAAFFRHERVISAVGGRSALKEWVERKGECQWQDKKGYHDKNLTLLEYDGSAICLCWHCDHKVREKTLKQLDTIAAANLQAWVVDSANRALSMPSEHQLTLPEFCWWSVLAEVYDLLPDAIARVSLKMPAAKIETGGTKESDITWSPAPAEIIEAKVKPVLALKVDPEPPASFMLRPKRQRWENRKYLQWVKSQPCCGCGHQADDPHHIIGHGQGGMATKSHDLFTIPLCRQCHDGLHRDQRAWERQHGSQIVLLFKFLDHSIAIGALA; this comes from the coding sequence ATGAGGGCACTGTTAACGCCATTCATCCAGCGTGAATTGGGCGTCGTGATATTCAAGCCCGGCCCTGCGCTGTTGCCTTATATGTCCGGGCGTTTGCTGGTGGCCACCGAGCCTGATGAATTCAAAAGCCTGCCCGCCGGGCTACTACCAGTGGAAAACCAGCAGTTAGCCAATGATCCGCGCCTTGCTGCCTTTTTCAGGCATGAACGTGTAATTAGTGCCGTTGGTGGGCGAAGTGCACTTAAAGAGTGGGTGGAGAGGAAAGGCGAATGCCAATGGCAGGATAAGAAAGGCTACCACGATAAGAACCTGACCCTGTTGGAGTATGACGGCAGCGCCATTTGTTTGTGTTGGCACTGCGATCACAAGGTTCGGGAAAAGACACTAAAGCAACTGGATACCATTGCCGCTGCAAATTTGCAGGCGTGGGTGGTTGATAGTGCTAACCGCGCCTTAAGTATGCCGAGCGAGCATCAGCTTACTTTGCCCGAGTTCTGCTGGTGGTCGGTGTTGGCCGAAGTTTACGACCTGCTGCCGGATGCCATTGCTCGCGTCTCTCTGAAGATGCCAGCCGCAAAAATAGAAACCGGCGGTACTAAAGAAAGTGATATTACGTGGTCACCTGCACCGGCAGAAATCATTGAGGCCAAAGTTAAGCCAGTACTGGCGTTAAAAGTCGATCCAGAGCCACCAGCCAGTTTTATGCTGCGGCCAAAACGACAACGCTGGGAAAATCGCAAGTATCTACAGTGGGTGAAATCTCAGCCCTGTTGCGGTTGTGGGCATCAAGCAGACGATCCTCACCACATCATCGGCCACGGGCAGGGCGGCATGGCCACCAAGTCCCACGACTTATTTACTATTCCGCTGTGTCGCCAGTGCCACGATGGATTACATCGAGATCAGCGCGCATGGGAACGGCAGCACGGTAGCCAGATAGTTCTGTTATTTAAATTTTTAGACCATTCGATTGCGATCGGTGCTTTGGCCTGA